A genomic segment from Thermodesulfobacteriota bacterium encodes:
- a CDS encoding glycosyltransferase family 2 protein, with protein sequence MKISAVIITHNEERNIRRCLASLRDIADEIVVVDSYSTDRTGEICREMGAVFLQHPFEGHIEQKNYALSRASHDYVLSLDGDEALSDDLRQSILAAKNNWRGDGYSLNRLTSYCGRWIRHCGWYPDSKIRLWDRRKGQWGGTNPHDLVVMRDGCEVTHLTGDLLHYSYHSIRQQVEQINTFSDLAARAVYEKGKQSHFIADILLNPPLTFLKMYILQAGFLDGYYGFVICVNSAFGKFLKYIKLRELHQNRPEGQ encoded by the coding sequence ATGAAGATCTCCGCCGTTATCATTACGCACAACGAGGAACGGAATATCCGGCGCTGCCTGGCGTCGCTCCGGGATATCGCCGACGAGATCGTGGTGGTCGATTCCTACTCAACCGACCGGACCGGAGAAATCTGCCGGGAGATGGGGGCGGTGTTTCTGCAGCACCCGTTCGAAGGTCACATCGAACAGAAGAACTATGCCTTGAGCCGGGCCAGCCACGATTATGTCCTGTCCCTGGACGGGGACGAGGCCCTGTCCGATGACCTGCGGCAGTCTATTCTGGCGGCGAAAAACAACTGGCGGGGCGACGGTTATTCACTTAACCGGCTGACCAGTTACTGCGGCAGATGGATCCGCCACTGCGGCTGGTATCCGGATTCGAAAATCCGGCTCTGGGACCGGCGAAAGGGGCAGTGGGGAGGGACCAATCCCCATGATCTGGTCGTCATGCGGGACGGCTGCGAGGTGACCCATCTGACGGGCGACCTGCTGCACTACTCCTATCACAGCATCCGGCAGCAGGTGGAACAGATCAACACGTTTTCCGATCTGGCCGCGCGGGCTGTTTATGAAAAAGGGAAACAATCGCACTTTATTGCCGACATTCTCCTGAACCCTCCGCTGACTTTTCTGAAAATGTACATTCTTCAGGCGGGTTTTCTGGACGGCTACTACGGCTTTGTTATCTGTGTAAATTCGGCTTTCGGCAAGTTTTTAAAGTATATCAAGCTTCGGGAACTGCATCAGAACCGGCCGGAAGGGCAGTAG
- a CDS encoding O-antigen ligase family protein gives MNILKIRSVAIRFLEEKSGHMILYFLFVLLFFISTEQRWPRNFFYALMIPTFLISLRTENIRRLFSSSLWRITLILLVYLLLTMLWGENPGKERPIYFIRNAFYLLTFFILTMELTIRHSRFPEKLFVLLAWVGAVTAFLSVLLFYRAAPLSDRLIFLADQLDNPVLGGILYGMIVLIVCFHILQAPGGRPRWLYILFLAIIAGSMLMTQSRGPVAVLLATLVIGGLITRNRRLLIALGCIIVIGAAVALSVKPYREMVTQRGMSYRVELAKNTIAMIQDDPVFGKGLTTDQRVMIHEGRRLRHPHNVYLAMALYGGLTGLAILVLLLATALREGWKHYKKTGNITLPALVLFAAGTIMASQDKLITTTHPLWFFFWLPIAILAGISCRETGPADPSNNKP, from the coding sequence ATGAACATCCTGAAAATACGATCCGTCGCCATTCGTTTCCTGGAAGAAAAGTCCGGGCATATGATTTTGTATTTCCTCTTTGTGCTCCTCTTTTTCATATCGACGGAGCAGCGCTGGCCCCGGAACTTCTTTTACGCCCTGATGATCCCGACTTTCCTGATATCGCTTCGGACGGAAAATATCAGACGTTTGTTTTCTTCCAGCCTCTGGCGGATCACCCTGATCCTGCTGGTCTATCTTCTTTTGACAATGCTCTGGGGAGAAAATCCCGGGAAGGAACGGCCGATCTATTTCATCCGTAACGCCTTTTATCTTCTGACTTTCTTCATCCTGACCATGGAGCTGACGATCCGACATTCCCGGTTTCCGGAAAAACTGTTTGTGCTTCTGGCCTGGGTTGGGGCCGTGACCGCTTTTCTGTCCGTTCTCCTCTTTTACCGGGCCGCCCCTCTATCCGATCGCCTTATATTTCTCGCGGACCAGCTTGACAATCCCGTGTTAGGCGGAATCCTTTACGGCATGATTGTGCTGATCGTTTGTTTTCACATCCTTCAGGCACCGGGCGGCCGGCCGCGATGGCTATATATTCTCTTCCTGGCCATCATCGCCGGGTCCATGCTGATGACCCAGAGCCGGGGCCCTGTGGCCGTTTTGCTGGCCACGCTGGTTATCGGCGGCCTGATCACCCGGAACAGAAGGCTCCTGATCGCACTGGGGTGCATCATCGTAATCGGAGCGGCGGTCGCGTTGAGCGTCAAGCCTTACCGTGAAATGGTCACCCAGCGGGGCATGAGCTACCGGGTTGAACTGGCGAAAAACACCATCGCCATGATCCAAGACGATCCCGTCTTCGGCAAGGGGCTGACCACCGACCAGCGGGTCATGATCCATGAAGGAAGGCGGCTGCGCCATCCCCACAACGTCTATCTGGCGATGGCGCTTTACGGCGGTCTGACCGGTCTGGCGATCCTGGTGCTGCTGCTGGCGACGGCCTTACGGGAAGGCTGGAAACACTACAAAAAAACCGGGAACATCACGCTCCCGGCGCTGGTTCTGTTTGCCGCCGGCACGATCATGGCCAGCCAGGACAAACTCATCACCACCACCCACCCGCTCTGGTTTTTCTTCTGGCTCCCCATTGCCATTCTGGCCGGGATTTCCTGCAGAGAGACCGGCCCCGCTGATCCATCTAATAATAAACCGTAA
- a CDS encoding lipopolysaccharide kinase InaA family protein — MDASRPILPVSGNFRRMVYSIQTDSGIFFLKYSPVQRKKDRLRFLALPWRIGTEWRNLARLRKKGIAAPRRILFGYRGLFPNLGFFLVTREVPGATIDRRNPDQVLALAAFMAGLHERGVFHRDIHPDNILMDHNGTPTLLDVQEVYFLPWLPRRLKISNLGQLWWHICSPPGGPVTLEAFLQAYNTGENAPVSAAEVEKAADRRQQRYYRSRDERCCKNSTEFQVIRNGSSFRGFKRRDFAWGKAELQIALDRGKQIKGENLLVHEAVCVKIHKKRLFHRDRSLTGWKMSRALAIRGIGVPVALAYFVLPEFTCLLSVFYGDGLRLNDYFSTSMSGPEKKAAIRRLAGWLRTCHDLNIWQRDFKSSNVLVVDGQFMMVDLESVKICRKISPKRELINLAQLNASLSHRLTIKDRLRFFHSYYRNALPPRRERRRAYQTIWRITRGKNTLPFGLDPEKIQP; from the coding sequence TTGGATGCGTCACGGCCCATTCTCCCTGTTTCCGGCAACTTTCGCCGGATGGTTTATTCAATCCAGACCGATTCCGGTATTTTCTTCCTGAAATACAGTCCGGTCCAGCGAAAAAAGGACCGGCTACGGTTTCTGGCCCTCCCCTGGAGAATCGGGACCGAATGGCGGAACCTGGCCCGACTCCGCAAAAAAGGGATCGCCGCGCCCCGGCGGATTTTATTCGGTTACAGGGGGCTGTTCCCCAATCTCGGTTTTTTTCTTGTCACCAGAGAAGTCCCGGGCGCGACGATAGATCGCCGGAATCCGGACCAGGTTCTTGCCCTGGCGGCCTTTATGGCCGGACTTCATGAGCGGGGTGTTTTTCACCGGGACATCCACCCGGACAATATTCTGATGGACCATAACGGCACCCCGACCCTTCTCGATGTCCAGGAGGTCTACTTTTTGCCGTGGTTGCCGCGCCGCCTGAAAATCTCCAATCTCGGTCAGTTGTGGTGGCACATCTGCTCCCCTCCCGGTGGCCCGGTCACCCTGGAAGCGTTTCTGCAGGCTTATAACACCGGGGAAAACGCCCCTGTCTCCGCCGCGGAAGTTGAGAAAGCCGCCGATCGCCGCCAGCAGCGCTATTATCGTTCCCGGGATGAAAGATGCTGCAAAAACAGTACGGAATTCCAGGTTATCCGGAATGGATCGTCCTTCCGGGGATTTAAGCGGAGAGATTTTGCCTGGGGAAAAGCGGAACTGCAGATTGCCCTGGACCGGGGAAAACAGATCAAAGGCGAAAACCTCCTCGTTCATGAAGCGGTCTGCGTCAAAATTCATAAGAAACGGCTGTTCCACAGGGATCGCTCCCTGACCGGCTGGAAAATGTCCAGGGCGCTGGCAATCAGGGGGATAGGCGTCCCCGTCGCCCTGGCCTATTTCGTATTGCCGGAGTTCACCTGCCTGCTGTCCGTGTTTTACGGCGACGGCCTGAGGCTGAACGACTACTTTTCAACATCCATGAGCGGCCCCGAAAAAAAGGCGGCCATCAGGCGTCTGGCCGGCTGGCTTCGGACCTGCCACGACCTGAACATCTGGCAGCGCGACTTCAAGTCCAGCAACGTCCTTGTCGTGGACGGTCAATTCATGATGGTCGATCTGGAAAGCGTTAAAATCTGCCGGAAGATTTCACCGAAAAGGGAGCTGATCAACCTGGCCCAGCTCAACGCCTCACTCAGCCATCGCCTCACCATCAAAGACCGGCTTCGCTTTTTTCATTCTTATTACCGTAACGCGCTCCCGCCGAGGAGGGAACGACGTCGGGCCTATCAAACCATCTGGCGGATCACCCGGGGGAAAAACACCCTGCCCTTTGGATTGGATCCTGAAAAAATTCAACCCTGA
- a CDS encoding sulfotransferase: MLHKNLKRKLRLIRQYAASRSRAAQYREDFNGVEVYCMFIGYPRSGHTLIGSLLDAHPEIVVGNELNTLRYVRYRFSRDQIYWLLLENSRQFSNEGRWHTDYLYAVPGQWQGRYNRLRVIGDKRGSGSVKRICYHPGVYQRLRQMVGVPIRTIHVVRNPFDNISTIFLKGRNKNFQESIDYYFFLADEVLRLKQIIPDKDLMEVSHEDFISDARLYLRQLTAFLGVEASPEYLDACSGIVFSKPHQTRHDAPWTEEIIASVTRRIQDYPFLANYSFEK, encoded by the coding sequence ATGCTGCATAAAAACCTGAAACGCAAGCTGCGCCTGATACGCCAGTATGCGGCCTCCCGTTCGCGCGCGGCGCAATACCGGGAAGATTTTAATGGCGTGGAAGTGTATTGCATGTTCATCGGGTATCCCCGGAGCGGACACACGCTGATCGGGTCGCTGCTGGACGCCCATCCGGAAATCGTGGTGGGCAATGAGTTGAATACGCTGCGTTATGTGCGGTACCGGTTCAGCCGCGACCAGATCTACTGGCTGCTGCTGGAAAATTCGCGCCAGTTTTCAAATGAGGGGAGATGGCATACGGACTATCTCTATGCCGTGCCCGGGCAGTGGCAGGGCCGCTATAATCGTCTCCGGGTGATCGGCGACAAGCGCGGCAGCGGGTCGGTCAAGCGGATCTGCTACCATCCGGGGGTGTATCAGCGCCTGCGGCAGATGGTGGGCGTGCCCATTCGCACGATTCATGTGGTGCGCAATCCGTTTGACAATATCAGCACCATATTTCTCAAGGGCCGGAACAAGAATTTCCAGGAAAGCATCGACTACTATTTTTTTCTGGCCGATGAGGTGCTCCGGCTCAAGCAGATCATCCCGGACAAGGATCTGATGGAAGTCAGCCACGAGGACTTTATCAGCGACGCGCGCCTTTACCTGCGGCAGTTGACCGCCTTTCTCGGCGTGGAGGCCTCTCCCGAGTATCTGGACGCCTGCAGCGGCATTGTTTTTTCAAAGCCCCACCAGACCCGCCATGACGCGCCCTGGACGGAGGAGATCATCGCCTCCGTCACCCGGCGCATCCAGGATTACCCCTTCCTGGCGAATTACTCTTTTGAGAAGTAA